GGTTCAGGTTCAGGTTGAAGCTCAGGAACGCGCCCTTGTAGGCCAGCTTGTTCTCCCGGTTGGCGACACCGGTGCCCTGCTGAATCTGATTACCCATGGGGATCAGCACCAGAAGCTGTTCGATGGCCGGGCTGTAGGTGACCAGGACCGGAGCGATATCGGCCAGATTCGCCATCACCACCGGCAGCGTGGGGTTCACCCGGTCGAACAGCTGACGCACCTGATCCGCTGCGGCCGGACCCTTCTGGAGCACACGCGCGACCGCACGGTCCTGCCGGTGTAGCTGCCCGGTGATGTCCGCCAGATTCGACGCCCACGCCTCGATGGAGTCCGCGGTGCCGGTCTGCGTATCGAGGATCGGCGCCACGTTGTCCACCAGACCGGTGAGATCGCGCAGGTTCGCCTTGGCGTCGATGGCCAGATTGGTCGAGCCCTTGACGAATCGCGAGATCTCGGGCCCCAGTCCCCCGAAGGCGGTGTAGGACTCGTCGATCAGGGTGCGCAGATTATCGCCGGGGATCGCCCGCAGGCCGGTGTTGGTGGCGTCGAGCAGGGTGTTGATGTCCGGCGGCACCGAGGTGCGGTCCCGGGGAATCACGTCGCCGTCGGCCAGGGGCGGCGCATCGTCGGACACCGGCAGCAGCGCGACGTACTGTTCGCCCACGGCCGATCGGCTGTGCACTTCGGCGTCGACGTCGCTGGAGATCGGCAGGTCCGAGCGGAGCGACAGCACGGCCTCCACCTCACCGGCGTCCGTCAGGATGACGTTCTCGACGAGGCCGACGGTGGTACCCCGATAGGTGACGTTGGCTCGTTCGTACAGTCCGCCGGCGTCGGGTAATTCGACGGTGACCCGGTAGTGGCCATACCCGAACAGCAGTGTGGGCAGCCGCATGTAGCCGAATGCCATGTACGCGAAGCTGACTGTGGTCACGGCGAGGAGAATCGCGATCTGAATCCAGATCCGTCGCGTCATCCGCATGTCAGCGCCCCTGGTCCATCCGGTACGGGTACACCAGCGGATTGCCCGCCGTGTACGGGCTGGGGAACACCCCGATCGTTCGGCCCCACTGCATTTCGAGCTCGGTGAGGTCACCCTCCCAGCGGGTGCCGGTGAAGATGGCGGCGTCGAGTCGGCTCAAGGTCAGGTCGATCACGGCGGTCAGGTTGCCGTAGTCACCGCGGACCCAGTTCTCCAGAGTTTCGTTGGGCCAGGGATAGGTGGCGTAGTAGCTCAGCGACCGGGTCAACGAAGGACCGGCATCCGCGAGTCCCTTCAGCGTGGGGCGCAGCTGCTTGAGCTCCTTCACCAGATTCTCCTTGGTCTGGTTGACGGTGTCGGCGGCCAGTGCGCTGAATCTCCCGAACGCGACCAGGGCGTCGGCGAGCTTGTGCCGCTGCTCCGAAAGCACCGACAGGGCATCGGGAATCGTCTTGAGCGCCCTGTCCAGGGTCGGCTTCTGCGCTGCCACCTGGCCGACCAGATTGTTCAGACTCTCCGAGGCGGAGATGATGTCCTCGGTCTGATCGTCGACGTACCTGGTGAACTCGTCGAGTTGGGTGATCAGACTCCGCAGGTCGTCCTCGCGTCCGGCGAACGCCGTGCTCAGCGCCGCGGTGATGTCCTGGATCTGGCCGATGCCGCCGCCGTTGAGGACCATCGACACCGCCGCCAGCGTCTGTTCGGTTGTGGGATAGGAACTTCCGGAGGATAGCGGGATCACCTCGCCCTGGCGGAGCCGCCCGTGGGGCGGCACATTGCGCGGCGGCGTCAGCTCGATGTGCTTGGAGCCCAACAGGCTGGTCTGCCCCACCGCGGCAGTGACGTTGGCCGGCAGGTCCACATCGCCGTTGAGCGACATCGTCACCAGCGCGTGCCAGCCGTCGCGCTCGATCCTGGTCACGTTGCCCACGGTGACATCGCCGACCCGGACCCGGGAGTTTCGCTCGATGTTGTCGACGTCGGGAATATGCGCCTGGATCGTGAACGCGTCGGGTCCGCGGCCTTCGGTGCCCGGCAGCGGAAGCGAGTTGGCGCCCTGCCACTCACATCCTGTGAGGGCCAACACGGCTCCGATCAATGCCGCCGTCACGCACCGCACCGTCATCACGGGGCACCTCCCGCCGGTACCATCATTCCCTCCAGGCCCTCGGCCGGATTCGTCGACGCGGGGACCTCCGCGGCCGGCGGCGCCGGTACCGGCGCGGGCGCAGCTGCGGGCGTATCTGCGGGTGGGGGAACGTAGTCCGGACGCAGCCAATCCTCGCTGTAGGTGATCTCGTTGGGGCGCGCGGTGGCTCCGACGAAGGGGTTGAGGCCCAGCGGCGGGAAGTTCCACTGCCGATTCTTGACGATGGGCGCCAGATACTGCACGCAGAGTTTCGCCGACTGCTCCGCGCCCAGCCGCGACGCGGCCTGGATCGCCCCGCAGATGAAGGAGATCGGGTTGGAGAAGTTTGTCAGCGCCAGCGCACCGGTGAGCGCGCCCTGCGCGGGCTCGTAGATGTTCACGAAGTTCTGGAACGCCGTCGGCGCGATGTGCAGGGTCTCCTTGAGGTCGCCGAGGCTCTGGTTCAGGGCCGTGGTGACGGAACCGAGCCGGTCCGAGGCCGTGCCGACCGCCTCGGTGTTCTGCGCCAGGAAATCCGTGACATCACCGACCACCGAATCGATATCGGCCACAGCCGATCCGACTTCGTCGGGCGTGTTGCTCAGCAGAGATGTCGCGCCGGCGAGATTGCGGTTCAGCCCGCGCAGGGTGTCGGTGCTGCTCTGCAACGCCGACACCAGGATGGACACGCTCTTGACGCTGGAGAACAGGTCGGTGCTGTGATCACCCAACGCCGAAAAGGCCTGCGACAGCTTGATCAGCGTGTCCCGGATGTTCTCACCCTCACCGCGCAGGTTGTCGGCGGCGGTGGTGACGAACGCGCCGAGCGTGCTGAATCCGCCGGGCTCGGTCGGTTGAAGTGTCTCGGTCAGCCGCCGCAGCTGCTCACGGAAGTCGTCCCACTCCACCGGGACGGCGGTCCGCTCCCCGGGGATCACCGTGCCGTCCTGCATGGTCGGGCCTGCTTCATAGGACGGGGTGAGTTGTATCGCCCGCACAGAAACCAGTGACGGCGACATGATCACCGCGTTTGCGTCCGCCGGCACCTGATGCGCGCCGTCGAACCAGAAGGTGATCTTCACCTTGTCGGTCTGCGGCTCGATCTTGTCGATCCTGCCCACCGGAACGCCGAGGATGCGCACCTCGTCACCGACGTAGATGCCGTTGCTGTTGGCGAAGTACCCGATCACGTGCACCCGGTTGACCTGGTCCGAGATCCGCACCGCAGCCACGATCCCGGCGATGAGCACCAGGGACAGGATCACCGAAAGACCCGCTCGCATATCCCGTTTCGTCACCCTCTGCCCTCCTCGGACGGTTCGCCCGGCCCGGGGATATCGATGGGGGCCGACACCGGAGGAGCCGGCACGACCGCCGGCGGTCCCGGCGGCGGCCCACCCGGCGCGGGCGCGGGCGGCGGCTCACGGTAGGGGTAGCGCGGGTCGCCCGGTTTCCCCGTGATCGCGTCGGGCAACGTGAGACGCGGTTCGCCACCCTGACCTGTGCGCGGGTACGGAACCGGCAACGCGGGCGTGCCGGGCTGGCCGACCTGAGGATCGGCCAGCTGCGAGGGCAGTAGCGTCGCGGGATCCAGGCCGAGATCGGAGAATGCGGCGTCGACGAAGGGTTGCACGAACTGGCCCGGCAACAGATTCGACAGGTACGCCTTGAAGAACGGCCCGGAGGACACCGACTCACCGAGCGACATCGCGTACTTGTTCAGCTTCTTGATGGATACCTGGATGTCCTGTTTGTGGTCGTCGAGGATCGCCAGGGCATCGTTCAACTTCTCGACCGCGGGGGTGAAGCCCTCCTGGTTCTCGGCGATGAAGCCCTTCAGCTCCTGCGCGACCGCCGACACGTGCGCCGACAGTTGGTCGAGGGCACTGCGTTGGTTTTGGAGCTGTGCCAGCAACGCATTCGCGTCCACAGTCAGGCTGACAACCTGCGTGCTGCGGTCGGACAGCACCGCGGTGGCCTCGCGCGCATTCTCCAGCAACTTCCGCAGTTCGGAGTCACGCCGGTTCAGCGTCGCCGAGAACTGGCCGACCCCGTCGACCGCCGCCTTCAGCGCGGGTGGGGTGTCCTTGAAGGTCTCGCTCAGCACCGCCAGCGATCGAGACACCTGGTCGGTGTCGAGCCCGCTGATCTGGGCGGTGATGTCACCCAGCGCGTCGGGTAGCTGGTAGGGCGCCTGGGTCCGCTCCAGCGGAATCGGCCCGTCGAGTGCCGCATCGCCGCGCGGCGTCAGTTCCAGAATCTTCGACCCCAGCAGGCTTTTCGTCTTGATGGCTGCCTCGGACCGGTCGCCCACCCGGATGCCTTTGTCGGCGTTGAACCGTACGGCCACCTGCCGTCGGTCCAGCCGGATGCTCTCCACGCGGCCGACCTCCGCACCCGAAACCTGGACGGGTGCACCGACGATGAGACCGCCGGCGTCCGCGAACATGGCGGTGTAGGACTTGTTGGTGTTGACGAAAGGGATCCGGTCGTAGTTCAGCGCGGCGACCGCGATGGCCACGACGATGCCGATGCCCACCGCGCAGAGCACCAACGGGTTCCGTTCGGAGAAGCGTCTCATCGGGGCGCGCACCTTCCCGAATCCTGGCCGGCCAGCTTGATGAACACCGGTTGTCCGCCCTTCCCGTTGACCTTCAGCACCGCATCGCACAGATAGAAGCTGAAGTAGTCGCCGTAGAGGCCGAATCGGCTCAAGGTCTGGTACTTGCTGGGCAGCGTCGACAACAGCGAGTCCAGATAGACCTTGTCACCGACGATCAGACCCGCCGTCCGGTCAGTCTCCGCGATGACCTCCTTGAAGGGCTGGCGCGCCCGCCGGAGCAGATCGGCCGTGGTGCCCGCCGCCGCGTCGGTGTAGGCGATGGAGTTGGCGATGCCCTCCTTGCTCTCCGCGAGCGTGCCGACCGTCTGCGACAGGGCCTCGACGGCTTTCGCGAACTGCGTGTTCTCCTCACCCAGGGAGCCGAGCACGGTGTTGAGATTGGTGATGACCTCGCCGATCAGTTGATCGCGGTCGCCGAGTTTGGCTGTCAGCGAGGCGGTTTGGGTGAAGAACGCATTGATGGTGTCCCCCTGCCCCTGGAACGCGCTGATCAGTTGACTGGACAGGGCGTTCACCTGGTCGGGGTCCAACGCACGGAACAGCGGCCGGAAGCCCCCGATGAGCGCGTCGAGGTCCAGCGCCGGGGAGGTCCTGGCCAGCGGGATGGTCTGCCCCGGCAGCAGCCGCCGGGCGTCGCCGGCCCCTTCCTCCAGTGCCAGGTATCGCCCGCCGATGAGATCGTCGTACCTGATGACCGCCCGGCTGCCGTGCGTCAGGACCACCGAGTCGTCCACCCCGAAGTCCACGGCGACCGTGGTGTCCGGTTGGATCACGATCTTGTCGACCTTGCCGACCTCCACGCCGCCGATCCGCACGAACTGTCCCGCCCGCAGCCCGGAGACATTGGCGAACACCGCGCTGTAGACGTTCTCCTTCTCGAACCGCAGGTTCGCGAACACCGCGAACATGGCGAACAGGAAGAAGGTGCAGACGGTGAGGAAGATCGCCAACCGCCAGACGGCCGCGCTGAGGTTGCCCGTCATCGACCCGCCCCCTGGTGTGGCTGCGGCGGTCTCGGCGTCGGCTGGGCCAGCCCCGGGTACGGCGGTACGAACGGCTCCGCCCCCGGCCTGGGCCCGGGATCGCGGGGGGCACCGGGCGGCGGCGCCGGCGGCAGGCCGGGATAGAGCGGGGTGCCGTCGGGTGCGTACTGCGGCGCGCCGTAGGGTGGGGCACCGGGGTACGGGATCGGGCCCGGCGCCGGGCCACCGTGCTGGTAACGCACGCTGGGCGGTTCGGGGATGCCCCGGGTGGTGGGGAAGAAGTTCGCCCAGCCGGGGAATCCGATGCCGGGGTTGGGCCGCCAGTCGAGTCCGGTACCCCAACCGGTGTCGGTGATCAGCTGCCGCACCGGGAAGTTGTGCGCGACGTCGGGGAGTGAACCGCAGCTCGGTTTGCCTCCCGGTCCGCCCTTGGCGCCGACGACCGGCAGGTTCTTCGGGTACTTGTAGGGGTCCTCCCCGGCCAGGATCGCGACGTCGAGGATGACCGACTTTCCGTTGCCTCCCACGATGTCCCAGCCGCCCTTCTCCAGCATGGTGGTCCCGCCCTGCAACGTGCAGGTGTAGGTGGGGCTGTACTTCTCCAGCAGACTCGTGGTCGGTTCCAGCGCGTTGATCGCGGTGGCGATGTTCCCGACGTTGGGCCCCAGCAGCGCTGTTCCGCTGTTCGCCAGGCCGGTGACGTTGAGCAGCAACGCATCCAGCGCCTGGGCGTTATCGGTGATCGTCGTGCTGGTCGTACCGAAGGAGTCCAGAATCTTCATGATGTTGCCGGCGGCGACGCCGTAGGTGTCACTGAAGGCGCGCACCGAGTTCCAGTCGTCCCGGATCACCTCGGCGCGCGGATTCAGTTGCAGCAGGACCGCGTTGGCGGCGGTGGTGGCCTCGCCGATCCGCTCACCCTGGCCGCGCAGGCCGTCAGCGAAGGCACCGAGCACGGAGTTGAGCTTGGCCGGGTCGATCTGTTCCAGGAGTTCGGTGAGATTGCCGAACACCGTGTTGACTTCGGTGCTGACGTTCTGGGACTCGATGACCGCCCCGGCCCGCAGGCGAGCCGGACTCGGATCCTCGGGATAGACGAGGTCGACATACTTGGCGCCGAACGCGGTGGTGGCACGGATCTGGGCCTGCACATTCGCCGGGATCTTGTGAGCCTGCTCGGGGAAGAGTTGCAGGGTCAGCGTCACCTCGCCGGCGCCCGGGTCGACGGCCTCCACGCGGCCCACCTGGACACCGCGCATCTTCACCTTGCCCCCGGGATCCATCACCAGTCCGGCCCGGTCGGAGGTGACGGTTACCGGCACGAAGGACCGGAACGTTCCTCGGAAGAGACTCAGGCTGACGAAGACCAGCAGCCCGATCACCACGAGCAACACCAGCGTCCACCACGCGGGATCCACCCTGCGTTCACCGTTTCGCGGTTGCATCGCGCTACCCCGAGAGGTTGAAGCTGCCGGACTGGCCGTAGATGGCCAGCGATACGAACATGGTCACAGCCACCGCAGCGATAAGTGAGGTGCGGACCGCGCGGCCGACCGCCTCCCCCACGCCGGCCGGGCCACCGGATGCGTTGTAGCCGTAATAGGTATGGACCAGCATCACCACGATCGCCATGACGATCGCCTGGAAGAACGACCACATCAGATCGGTCGGGTTCAGGAACGTCGTGAAGTAGTGGTCGTAGACGCCCGTCGACTGGCCGTAGACCAGAGTGGTTCCCACCCGGGTCGCCAGGAACGCCATCAGCACCGCGACGCAGTACAGCGGGATGACGACCACGACGCCGGCCACCATCCGACTCGAGGCGAGGTAGGCGATGGAGCGGACACCCATTACCTCCAGCGCGTCGATCTCCTCGCTGATCCGCATGGCACCCAACTGCGCCGTGGCCCCGGCACCGATGGTGGCGGCCAGACCGATCCCGGCCACCAACGGGGCGATCAGACGAACGTTGAGGTACGCGGAGGTGAACCCGGCCAGCGCATCCACACCGATCTCCTGCAGCTGACTGTAGGCCTGGACGGCGATCAGGGAACCGGCCGACAGGGTCAGGAACCCCACGATGACGACGGTGCCGCCGATGACAGCCAGCGCGCCGGTGCCCAGGCTCATCTGGGCGATGAGACGCACCACTTCGATCTTGTAGTGCACCAACGCATCCCAGATCCCGCGGATGGTCAGGCCGTAGAACTCGGTCTGTTCCCCGAGGCGGCGCCACCCGGCGACCAGTCCGCGCACCCGGGTGCGGGTGCGCACGAACAGGGTGCTGGGCGTCGAGACCGTCATGCCCCCGCCTTCACCGCGACGGCCGTGGCGATGACGTTGATGACGAACAGCGCCAGGAAGGTGAAGACGACCGTCTCGTTGACCGCGTTGCCGACGCCGGCCGGTCCGCCGCCGACGGTGATGCCCTTGTAGCAGGCGATCAGCCCCGCGGTCATCCCGAAGATCGCGGCCTTGAGGAGGCAGACGATCACCTCGGGCATCCCGACCAGAAGCGTCAGACCCGCGGCGAAGGCGCCCGGGGTGACGTTCTGCAGGAACACCGAGAAGAAGAACCCCCCCACGATTCCCGTCATGGTGACGGTCGAGGCCAGCATGAGCGACACCAGGGTGGCCGCCAGCACCCGGGGCACGACGAGTGCCTGGATCGGGTCGATGCCGAGCACCCGCAAGGCATCGATCTCCTCGCGGATGGTGCGGGCCCCGAGGTCGGCGCACATGGCGGTGGCGGCCGCGCCGGCGATCACCAGGACCGTCACCACGGGGCCGATCTGGGTGACTGCGCCCAATGCCGCACCGGATCCCGAGAAGTCAGCGGCGCCGATCTCCACCAGCAGGATGTTCAGGGTGAAGGTCGTCAGCACGGTGAACGGGATGGCCAGCAGCACGGTCGGCATCATCGAGACCCGCGCGACGAACCAGCACTGGAGCAGGAACTCGCGCCACGCCCATGGCGGCCGAAAGATCTGGATGATCGTGTCCAGGCACAGGCCGAAGAACTCGCCCAGCGCGATCGCGGGTGCCGGCCCACGCACCGCTCTCACTCAGCGGCGCCCGGTTTGCGCCGACGAACCGTGCTTCACCTCGAACATGGCTACCTCCTGCGACACATGGCATTTCGCCTCAGCGAGCGGCCATGACCGGAACCAGAGTCGCGGGCCACCGTACAACAGCCCACACAAAGAGGACACTGAAATGCGAAAAATTTATTCGACCGGCCAAATATTGGCAGTTCACCGATTCGGGTTTGCTCCCACGCCGTGATCCATTCGCCCACCGGACCGAGGACACTTCACCCGTTCGCCGAAGTCGACGCTCTAGGACGAAGCGGAAAAGTCGAGGCCGAGCAGCCGCGAACCCAGTTCGGCGAGGATGTCCCGCAGTTGCGTCATCCGCTCGGGACCGAGCACGGCCTCGACCTCCGCGTCGAGTTCCACCCCGATATCGCGGGCGTCGGCGATCAGCCCCCGGCCGGCCGCGGTGTACCGGACGATTTTCGCGCGCGCGTCATCGGGGTCGGGCACGCGCTCCAGGTAGCCCAGTTCCTCGAGGTCGGTGACGAGTTGACCGATCGCGTTCTTGGATACGTCCTGAGCTTTTGCGATATCGGTGATCCGGCTCCCGCCCCAGTCCAGATAGACCATCAGTCGCGCATGCGCCGGGCGCAGTCCGGCATGCCCCCTCTCACGCGCACGCTCGATGCTGGCCCGCGCCATCCATTCGCCGAACTCGATGACGTGCCGCTGCAGCGAGGTGCGATAGAACTGGGAGACATCGGCATCCTCGGGCAGGCCGCGAAATCTTCCGCGATCACCCATCTGCCGCGTCACCCCTTGCGCGACTGATCATCTCGCGACCCTCCGACCACTACCACCCGCCCGGTGTGGTTGACACCACACTCCATGTTAGTGAAGCTGTCTTCACCATACTAGCGATCGGACGCCGAATGGACGTACTGCTTGCAAGCGCGGGCTCGACTCCGCCGGCCCTGACGGATCCGGCCGGCACCTGGGTCTTCAACATCGCGGTTCCCATCGTCGGCGGCATCTTCATGCTGCTGGCCATCCTGGACGTCGTCCGACGTCGCCGCCTCACCTGGGGCTTCCTCTTCTTGTTCTGCAGCCTGTCCATCTACTGGATGGAAACCGCGGGTGACTGGGCCCAGCACCTGATCTACAGCCCGGCCTTCGCGCAGCATCATCTGCTGGAATGGTTACCCGTCAAGACGCCGAATGACCCGCTGTTCATGCCGTTCGCGTACGCGGTCTATTGGGGTGTGCACGCCCTACTGGTGCTGTGGCTCAGCCAGTGGGTAGCCTCGAAGACCGGCTGGAGCATGCTGAAATCGCTGTTGATCCTTGCCATCCCGATCAACTACGTGTGGGACTTCGTGGTCGAGGGCGCCGCAACCGCCATGGGATGGTGGACGTACGACCCGGGCATCGGCCCGGTCCTGCAATGGCCGAACGGTGGCCAGATCACCCTGCTGTGGACCATCGGATTGATGTGCGTATGGCCGAATCTGATCGCCTACTGGGCCGGCAAGCCACCGATACGCAGCCTCAACCACCTCGAAAGATTCTGCGGCCTAAGGCGATTCACCGCACCAAAGGAAACGGTGGCACCCGGCGGTTCCGCTGCCGTCGGCACAACCGGTCCGGGACGACCGGTCGGCGTCGCGACGGCACCACGTGTGCTATCCAAACAGCAGGAGTTCGACGACCACCTCAACTACGTGGTCACCATAGCGCGGTGGCGGTTCGAGCTTCTGCGACTCGGGGCCTGGTTCATCGGATTCCAGGTCAGCTTCGTCCTGCTGCTCGTCGTCCCATTGCTGCTGATGCGGATCCTGACCGGCATCAGCAGCCCATACATCCCCTAGGCGAGAGGCCGACAGCCATGCCGAACGACACGAGCCGTTCGATGAAGGATCTTCCCCCGGAGTTCTTCCTGCCTCCGGAGTCCGACGCAGAACTGTGGCGTGAAACCGCCCGGTTGCTCGCGGGCAGCGTTGCCTTCATGGTGGCGCTGGCCGTGATCGTGCTCAACACACGCGGGATTGTCGTGCGAGTCTGACCTCGCCCGCGTCTGGGACCATCGACACTGTGCCGATTTCCGCCCTTCACGATCCGCAGTGGCGCAGCTTCGCCAGCGACAACTACGCCGGGGTGCACCCGGCGGCGCTCGCCGCCATCGCCGCGGCCAACGGCGGCCACCAGGTGGCCTACGGCGAGGACGCCTACACCGAGCGGCTGCGGGAGGTGATCCGCGCGCATTTCGGCGAGGCCGCCGAGACGTATCCGGTGTTCAACGGGACCGGCGCCAACGTCGTCGGGCTGACCAGCCTGCTGCCGCGCTGGGGTGCGGTCATCACGGCCACCTCGGCCCACATCAACACCGACGAGGCCGGCGCACCCGAGCGGATGACCGGGCTCAAACTGCTCACGGTGCCCAGCCCGGACGGCAAGCTGACCCCCGACCTGGTGGCCCGCGAGGCGTACGGCTGGGGCAATGAGCACCGCGCCCAGCCGCTGGCGGTCAGCATCAGCCAGACCACCGAACTGGGCACGCTCTACAGCCCCGACGAGATCCGCATCATCGCCGCGTTCGCACATGAGCACGACATGGCCGTGCACCTGGACGGCTCCCGGCTGTGGAACGCGGCCGCCGCCCTCGATCTACCCCTGCGGGCGTTCACCACCGATGCGGGCGTCGACGTACTGAGCCTGGGCGGCACCAAGAACGGTCTGCTCGGCGCCGAGGCGGTGGTGGTGCTCGACCCCGCCCGGGCGACCGGACTGACCTATCTGCGCAAACTGACCATGCAGCTGGCCAGCAAGATGCGCTTCGCCTCGGCCCAGCTGCTGAGCCTGTTCGAGGACGACCTCGGGTTGCGTAATGCCCGGCACGCCAACGCCATGACCACCCGGTTGCGCAACGCACTGGAGGCCGGGATCGCCGACGGATCGCTGCCGTCGCTGGAGTTCACCCAGCCGACGCAGGCCAACGCGATTTTCGCGACGCTGCCGACCGGGGTGGCCGACCGGATCCGGGATCGGGTGCGCTTCTACGACTGGGACCGGGCCCGCGGCGAGGTGCGCTGGATGACGGCCTGGGACACCACGCCTGCGGATGTCGACGCATTCGTGGCCGTGATCGGCGAGGAACTGAGCCGGGCGTGAAACTGCCCGTGCTGCCGCCGGTGCTGCCGATGCTGGCCAAACCCGTCCCGGAGATCCCGCCCGGCGCGAGCTATGAACCCAAGTGGGATGGCTTCCGGTCCATCCTGTTCCGCGATGGTGACGAGGTGGAGCTGGGCAGCCGCAATGTCCGTCCGCTGACCCGGTACTTCCCCGAACTCGTCGCAGCGGCCCGCGCCGAGCTGCCGCCACGCTGCGTGATCGACGGTGAGATCGTGATCGCCGGCGAGCACGGCCTGGACTTCGAAGCGCTGCAACTGCGTCTGCATCCGGCCGCATCGCGGGTGCAGCTGCTGGCCGGACAGACACCGGCGGCGTTCATCGCCTTCGATCTGCTGGCGCTGGGCGACGACGATCTGACCGGCCGCCCGTTCGCCGAACGGCGCCGCGCTCTGGTTGACGCGCTGGCCGGATGCGGGCCCACGTTTCATCTCACCCCCGCCACGACGGATCCCGCCATCGCGCAGCGGTGGTTCGCCGAATTCGAGGGCGCCGGCCTGGACGGGGTGATCGCCAAACCGCTGGACGGCACCTACCAACCCGACAAGCGGGTGATGTTCAAGATCAAACACACCCGCACCGCCGATTGCGTGGTCGCCGGGTATCGGCTGCACAAGTCCGGTGACGATGCGATCGGTTCGCTGATGCTCGGGCTCTACGACGACGCCGGCGCATTGGCGTCGGTCGGCGTGATCGGCTCGTTCACGATGGCGCGCCGTCGCGAGCTGTTCACCGAATTGCAGCCGCTGGTGGCCACATTCGACGACCATCCGTGGAACTGGGCCGCCCACATACCGCAGGGCCCGTCGCAGCGGCGGACCGCGAACTCCCGCTGGAACCCCGAGAAGAATCTGTCCTTCGTACCGCTGCGCCCGGAACGCGTGGTGGAGGTGCGCTACGAGCGCATGGAGGGCGGTCCCGGGGGCGAGCGGAGCGACCGGGGCAGGCCCCGCTTCCGGCACATGGCGCAGTTCAACCGCTGGCGACCGGACCGCGATCCCCGATCCTGTGGCTTCGACCAACTCGACCGGCCGCTCACTTTCCGGCTGGGCGACATCATCCCAGGACTCGGCTGAGCCGGGTATTGCAGCTGGCACCCATTTTCTGCCCCGGCCACCATGCCCGGCGGTTGGGGGCCAGCGTGGGCGACATGGGGCGCGGTGCGGCGCGAGGATGGCTCTCATACCCCGTTCCGACCCACCGAGGGAGATGATGAGATGTCTTCTCAGACTGCACAAAACCCGGCCAACCTCGACAACGGTGTCATCACGCGGTTCACCGAGGCCGTCGGCGGCCATGCCGAGGTGATCACCGATCCGGTGTCGGTGCGTGACCGCGGCCACGACTTCTGGGGCGTCGGCGGCACCGCCGAGTTGATGCTGCGCCCGCACACCCGCGACGAAGTCGCCGCCATCATGGCGATCGCCGCCGAGTATCGCGTCGCGGTGGTCCCGCGCGGCGGGCATCGAACTGCTCGGGCGGCATGATGCCCGACGGCGGCCGGGTGCTGCTCGACCTGTCCGGGCTGAACCGCATCCTGGATATCGACGTCGAGAACCGCTGTGCCAGAGTCGAAACCGGTGTCATCAATTCCGACCTGCAGGAGGCTCTGGCCCCGTACGGGCTGTGCTTCTCCCCGGACCCGGTCTCGGCGCATCTGGTCACCGTGGGCGGCAACATCATCGAGAACGCCGGTGGCCCACACGCGCTGAAATACGGGGTCACCTACAACCACGTGCTCTCGGCCGATGTCGCCCTGCCGGACGGGACGACCGCCACATTCCGCGCCGACGACGAGGGACCCGACCTGCTCGGTGTGCTCATCGGCTCCGAAGGCACCCTCGGCATCGTCACCGCGGCCACCG
This region of Mycolicibacterium diernhoferi genomic DNA includes:
- a CDS encoding MCE family protein, with the protein product MRMTRRIWIQIAILLAVTTVSFAYMAFGYMRLPTLLFGYGHYRVTVELPDAGGLYERANVTYRGTTVGLVENVILTDAGEVEAVLSLRSDLPISSDVDAEVHSRSAVGEQYVALLPVSDDAPPLADGDVIPRDRTSVPPDINTLLDATNTGLRAIPGDNLRTLIDESYTAFGGLGPEISRFVKGSTNLAIDAKANLRDLTGLVDNVAPILDTQTGTADSIEAWASNLADITGQLHRQDRAVARVLQKGPAAADQVRQLFDRVNPTLPVVMANLADIAPVLVTYSPAIEQLLVLIPMGNQIQQGTGVANRENKLAYKGAFLSFNLNLNLPPPCTTGFLPASQMRDASYEDSPERTEDDLYCRIPQDAMFNVRGARNYPCIGRPGKRAPTARICESDEEYVPLNDGLSWKGDPNATLSGQDVPHRPPPAPAQQSPPPIAVAVAPYDPATGTYIGPDGRLHRQGDLTATAPAERTLEDMLVPPGS
- a CDS encoding virulence factor Mce family protein translates to MTVRCVTAALIGAVLALTGCEWQGANSLPLPGTEGRGPDAFTIQAHIPDVDNIERNSRVRVGDVTVGNVTRIERDGWHALVTMSLNGDVDLPANVTAAVGQTSLLGSKHIELTPPRNVPPHGRLRQGEVIPLSSGSSYPTTEQTLAAVSMVLNGGGIGQIQDITAALSTAFAGREDDLRSLITQLDEFTRYVDDQTEDIISASESLNNLVGQVAAQKPTLDRALKTIPDALSVLSEQRHKLADALVAFGRFSALAADTVNQTKENLVKELKQLRPTLKGLADAGPSLTRSLSYYATYPWPNETLENWVRGDYGNLTAVIDLTLSRLDAAIFTGTRWEGDLTELEMQWGRTIGVFPSPYTAGNPLVYPYRMDQGR
- a CDS encoding MCE family protein, which encodes MTKRDMRAGLSVILSLVLIAGIVAAVRISDQVNRVHVIGYFANSNGIYVGDEVRILGVPVGRIDKIEPQTDKVKITFWFDGAHQVPADANAVIMSPSLVSVRAIQLTPSYEAGPTMQDGTVIPGERTAVPVEWDDFREQLRRLTETLQPTEPGGFSTLGAFVTTAADNLRGEGENIRDTLIKLSQAFSALGDHSTDLFSSVKSVSILVSALQSSTDTLRGLNRNLAGATSLLSNTPDEVGSAVADIDSVVGDVTDFLAQNTEAVGTASDRLGSVTTALNQSLGDLKETLHIAPTAFQNFVNIYEPAQGALTGALALTNFSNPISFICGAIQAASRLGAEQSAKLCVQYLAPIVKNRQWNFPPLGLNPFVGATARPNEITYSEDWLRPDYVPPPADTPAAAPAPVPAPPAAEVPASTNPAEGLEGMMVPAGGAP
- a CDS encoding MCE family protein — encoded protein: MRRFSERNPLVLCAVGIGIVVAIAVAALNYDRIPFVNTNKSYTAMFADAGGLIVGAPVQVSGAEVGRVESIRLDRRQVAVRFNADKGIRVGDRSEAAIKTKSLLGSKILELTPRGDAALDGPIPLERTQAPYQLPDALGDITAQISGLDTDQVSRSLAVLSETFKDTPPALKAAVDGVGQFSATLNRRDSELRKLLENAREATAVLSDRSTQVVSLTVDANALLAQLQNQRSALDQLSAHVSAVAQELKGFIAENQEGFTPAVEKLNDALAILDDHKQDIQVSIKKLNKYAMSLGESVSSGPFFKAYLSNLLPGQFVQPFVDAAFSDLGLDPATLLPSQLADPQVGQPGTPALPVPYPRTGQGGEPRLTLPDAITGKPGDPRYPYREPPPAPAPGGPPPGPPAVVPAPPVSAPIDIPGPGEPSEEGRG
- a CDS encoding MCE family protein, translating into MTGNLSAAVWRLAIFLTVCTFFLFAMFAVFANLRFEKENVYSAVFANVSGLRAGQFVRIGGVEVGKVDKIVIQPDTTVAVDFGVDDSVVLTHGSRAVIRYDDLIGGRYLALEEGAGDARRLLPGQTIPLARTSPALDLDALIGGFRPLFRALDPDQVNALSSQLISAFQGQGDTINAFFTQTASLTAKLGDRDQLIGEVITNLNTVLGSLGEENTQFAKAVEALSQTVGTLAESKEGIANSIAYTDAAAGTTADLLRRARQPFKEVIAETDRTAGLIVGDKVYLDSLLSTLPSKYQTLSRFGLYGDYFSFYLCDAVLKVNGKGGQPVFIKLAGQDSGRCAPR